From Glycine soja cultivar W05 chromosome 4, ASM419377v2, whole genome shotgun sequence, the proteins below share one genomic window:
- the LOC114410741 gene encoding uncharacterized protein LOC114410741 — protein MDQSWMNTSRITEEYENGVEEFLQFAQSKAEPMWGKFFCPCVKCANGRRQTIDDIRTHLICEGIICSYTKWIWHGESLDTADMSQPDDVTTASGNPIEEMIRDLGQAGFEEAHAALYDNIEVDSKMPLYSGCTSFTKLSAVLGLVNLKAQFGWSDKSFSELLMLLKTILPADNVLPKNHYEAKKILCPVGMQYEKIHACCNDCILYRDEFAELHDCPVCGVSRYKTSNGDSTVLVSAANRRPAKVCWYLPIIRRFKRLFANGEDAKNLMWHANTRKSDGLMRHPADSPQWKAIDRLYPDFGAEPRNLRLGLATDGMNPFGTLTTNHSSWPVLLFIYNLPPWLCMKRKYVMLSMMIAGPRQPGNDINVYLRPLIDDLRKLWDEGVDVWDANLQHAFKLRAMVFCTINDFPAYGNLSGYSVKGHHTCPICEQNTSFRQLKHGKKTVYTRHRRFLKQFHPYRRLKKAFDGTQEHETAPIPLTGDEVY, from the coding sequence atggatcaaagttggatgaacACATCACGTATCACTGAAGAGTACGAGAATGGTGTTGAAGAGTTTTTGCAGTTTGCTCAAAGTAAAGCGGAACCTATGTGGGGGAAATTTTTTTGTCCATGTGTGAAGTGTGCAAATGGGAGGCGCCAAACAATTGATGACATAAGAACTCATCTTATTTGTGAGGGAATAATTTGTAGCTACACaaagtggatatggcatggggaaTCCCTCGATACAGCTGACATGTCACAGCCTGACGATGTTACTACAGCCAGTGGAAATCCTATAGAAGAAATGATTCGCGATCTTGGGCAAGCGGGGTTTGAAGAGGCACATGCAGCGTTGTATGACAACATAGAAGTTGATTCAAAAATGCCTTTGTATTCCGGCTGCACATCTTTCACAAAGTTGTCTGCTGTGTTAGGTCTAGTTAACTTGAAGGCCCaatttgggtggagtgacaagagTTTTAGTGAGTTGCTGATGTTGTTGAAAACAATTCTTCCTGCTGATAACGTGTTGCCAAAGAATCACTACGAAGCAAAGAAGATTTTATGTCCAGTTGGGATGCAGTATGaaaaaattcatgcatgttgTAATGACTGCATTTTGTACAGAGATGAATTTGCTGAACTACATGACTGCCCTGTGTGCGGGGTTTCAAGGTACAAAACGAGCAACGGAGATTCTACTGTACTAGTATCTGCCGCCAACCGCCGTCCAGCGAAGGTGTGTTGGTATCTCCCAATAATACGAAGGTTTAAGCGGTTGTTTGCTAATGGGGAAGATGCAAAAAACCTTATGTGGCATGCAAATACCAGAAAATCAGATGGATTGATGCGACATCCTGCAGATAGCCCGCAATGGAAGGCAATTGATCGTCTATATCCTGACTTTGGGGCCGAGCCTAGAAATTTAAGGCTTGGTCTTGCAACAGACGGAATGAACCCATTTGGAACATTAACTACTAACCATAGCTCGTGGCCCGTTTTGCTGTTCATTTATAATCTCCCTccgtggttgtgcatgaagcgaaagtaTGTTATGCTGAGTATGATGATAGCTGGTCCAAGACAACCAGGTAATGATATCAACGTATATCTAAGACCTTTAATTGACGATTTGCGGAAATTGTGGGATGAAGGGGTTGATGTATGGGACGCAAATTTGCAGCATGCTTTCAAGTTGCGTGCAATGGTTTTTTGTACCATAAATGACTTTCCAGCCTACGGAAATTTAAGTGGATATAGTGTCAAAGGACATCACACATGTCCTATATGTGAGCAAAATACAAGTTTCCGCCAACTtaaacatggaaagaagactGTCTATACTAGGCATCGAAGATTTCTCAAACAGTTTCATCCGTATCGACGATTGAAGAAGGCATTCGATGGAACTCAAGAACATGAAACCGCGCCAATTCCATTAACAGGTGATGAAGTATATTAG
- the LOC114410742 gene encoding kinesin-like protein KIN-12E has translation MELQALRDEIQASMKLVRQREDEIQSLKMRLRFREAGIKRLETVASEKISAETHLLKEKEEHLKEIEVLRAQVDRNNEATRFAMENLQLKEEIRRLKSFCMEGEREQMSEQIMVLENKLLEALDWKFMHETDLKKNSDLMIEDVHNDGNLISKQKEVSRLRGLVGGGEIQDNDISVVSFPGSPGSFKWEGVQGSFSPLTSVKRISQKKDYDIALVGAFRREKDKEMELQALRDEIQASMKLVSLKSHIFLIVLLSVLND, from the exons ATGGAATTACAGGCACTAAGAGATGAAATTCAAGCGTCCATGAAGCTg GTGAGACAAAGAGAAGATGAGATACAAAGTTTGAAGATGAGACTACGTTTTCGAGAAGCTGGAATAAAAAGATTAGAAACAGTTGCTTCTGAGAAGATCTCAGCCGAGACACACTtgctaaaagaaaaagaggagcACTTGAAGGAAATTGAGGTCTTGCGGGCCCAGGTGGATCGGAATAATGAAGCAACTAGATTTGCTATGGAAAATTTGCAGCTAAAAGAAGAAATTAGAAG GTTAAAGTCATTTTGTATGGAAGGTGAACGAGAACAGATGAGTGAACAAATCATGGTATTGGAAAACAAG TTGTTGGAAGCACTAGATTGGAAATTTATGCATGAAACAGATCTG aaaaaaaattctgatttGATGATCGAAGATGTACATAATGATGGTAATCTCATCTCCAAACAG AAAGAAGTATCCCGTTTGCGTGGTCTAGTTGGTGGAGGAGAAATTCAGGATAATGACATTTCAGTTGTCAGCTTCCCAGGTTCTCCTGGATCCTTCAAGTGGGAAGGTGTGCAAGGATCATTCAGTCCATTAACCTCTGTTAAAAGGATATCTcag AAAAAAGACTATGACATTGCCCTTGTTGGGGCCTTTAGAAGGGAAAAGGACAAAGAGATGGAATTACAGGCACTAAGAGATGAAATTCAAGCGTCCATGAAGCTggtatctttgaaaagccatatATTTCTTATTGTTTTGTTATCAGTTTTGAATGATTGA
- the LOC114408162 gene encoding kinesin-like protein KIN-12G — protein MRLRFREAGIKRLETVASEKISAETHLLKEKEEHLKEIEVLRAQVDRNNEATRFAMENLQLKEEIRRLKSFCMEGEREQMSEQIMVLENKLLEALDWKFMHETDLKKNSDLMIEDVHNDGNLISKQESS, from the exons ATGAGACTACGTTTTCGAGAAGCTGGAATAAAAAGATTAGAAACAGTTGCTTCTGAGAAGATCTCAGCCGAGACACACTtgctaaaagaaaaagaggagcACTTGAAGGAAATTGAGGTCTTGCGGGCCCAGGTGGATCGGAATAATGAAGCAACTAGATTTGCTATGGAAAATTTGCAGCTAAAAGAAGAAATTAGAAG GTTAAAGTCATTTTGTATGGAAGGTGAACGAGAACAGATGAGTGAACAAATCATGGTATTGGAAAACAAG TTGTTGGAAGCACTAGATTGGAAATTTATGCATGAAACAGATCTG aaaaaaaattctgatttGATGATCGAAGATGTACATAATGATGGTAATCTCATCTCCAAACAG gAGTCAAGTTGA
- the LOC114410743 gene encoding uncharacterized protein LOC114410743, with amino-acid sequence MFSINSAYNCLRFEQPLHQPNSGFRQLWEIKIPPAALSFAWRLLWDRLPSKDNLISRQIVLQNDLCPFCQSQVESASHLFFTCYKVMPLWWEFNSWVKEDRVLHSKPMENFLQHCSLAGSRNSNRRRKIWWIAATKSIWSLRNDMVFNNQSFDISKLMDRSIYLTWSWLRG; translated from the coding sequence ATGTTCTCTATAAATTCTGCTTACAACTGTCTCAGATTTGAGCAGCCTCTCCATCAGCCAAACAGTGGCTTTAGACAGCTATGGGAAATCAAAATCCCCCCTGCAGCTTTATCCTTTGCCTGGAGATTACTCTGGGATAGGCTTCCTTCTAAGGATAATTTAATCAGTAGACAGATTGTCCTCCAAAACGATCTATGCCCTTTCTGCCAAAGCCAAGTGGAATCTGCTTCTCACCTTTTCTTCACTTGTTATAAAGTTATGCCATTATGGTGGGAATTCAACTCATGGGTGAAGGAAGATAGAGTTTTGCACAGCAAGCCTATGGAAAACTTTCTTCAGCATTGTTCATTGGCTGGATCGAGGAATTCTAACAGAAGGAGGAAGATTTGGTGGATTGCAGCTACCAAATCCATTTGGAGCCTTAGAAACGACATGGTTTTCAACAACCAGTCTTTTGACATATCTAAATTGATGGACAGATCTATTTATCTCACTTGGTCTTGGTTGAGGGGATAG